A genomic stretch from Streptomyces sp. QL37 includes:
- a CDS encoding DUF6381 family protein yields MSESEDVRGRLQQMRGRAEDLEKAAEQATDPAERRRLQDEAHRLESQSVQVSGMASGDIYPME; encoded by the coding sequence ATGAGCGAGTCAGAGGACGTACGAGGCCGTCTCCAGCAGATGCGCGGCCGGGCCGAGGATCTCGAGAAGGCCGCCGAGCAGGCCACCGACCCGGCGGAGCGCCGGCGCCTCCAGGACGAGGCGCACCGGCTCGAATCCCAGAGCGTGCAGGTCAGCGGCATGGCGAGCGGGGACATCTACCCCATGGAGTAG
- a CDS encoding basic amino acid/polyamine antiporter, with the protein MTSSRTGTDVPEEPATAVKMTVLTLTTMVVGSMVGAGVFSLPSRFAQETGVAGALIAWAIAGTGMLMLAFVFQTLAVRRPDLDAGVYAYAKAGFGEYLGFFSAFGYWASACVGNVTYWVLITSTIGAVWPALGDGDTVLAVVVSTAGLWAFYLLIRRGVKEAAAINRVVTVAKVVPIIVFVILALFFFDAKVFAENFGGADYAGSLFNQVRGTMLATVFVFLGVEGASVYSRHAKRREDIGRATVLGFLSVFAVFASVTIVSYGIMPMADIAELRQPSMAAVLEEAVGTWGQVFVSVGLIVSVLGAYLAWTLMAAEVLFVAAKDDDMPRFLRRSNSADVPVPALLMTTLLSQVVLIITLFSDDAFNFALDLTSALSLIPFLLAAAFAVKIMVRPDDLTRGRSQSRYLVVSIVATVYTAFLLFAAGLKFVLVSFIVYAPATILFAMARREQGRRVFSPAELVICAVSVAGAVVGVAALASGWISL; encoded by the coding sequence ATGACCAGCTCCCGAACCGGGACCGACGTCCCCGAAGAGCCCGCTACCGCAGTGAAGATGACGGTGCTCACGCTCACCACCATGGTGGTGGGCTCGATGGTGGGCGCCGGAGTGTTCTCCCTCCCGTCGCGCTTCGCGCAGGAGACGGGCGTCGCCGGGGCGCTGATCGCCTGGGCCATCGCCGGCACGGGCATGCTGATGCTCGCATTCGTCTTCCAGACGCTGGCCGTCCGCCGGCCCGATCTCGACGCCGGTGTCTACGCCTACGCCAAGGCGGGATTCGGCGAGTACCTCGGCTTCTTCTCCGCCTTCGGCTACTGGGCCAGCGCCTGCGTCGGCAACGTGACGTACTGGGTGCTGATCACGTCGACGATCGGAGCCGTCTGGCCGGCCCTGGGCGATGGCGACACCGTACTGGCCGTCGTCGTGTCCACGGCCGGACTGTGGGCCTTCTACCTGCTCATCCGCCGGGGCGTGAAGGAGGCCGCTGCCATCAACAGGGTGGTGACCGTGGCCAAGGTGGTCCCGATCATCGTCTTCGTCATTCTCGCCCTGTTCTTCTTCGACGCTAAGGTCTTCGCGGAGAACTTCGGCGGGGCGGACTACGCGGGCTCCCTTTTCAACCAGGTGCGCGGCACCATGCTGGCCACGGTGTTCGTCTTCCTGGGAGTGGAGGGCGCCAGTGTCTACTCGCGCCACGCGAAGCGCCGGGAGGACATCGGGAGAGCCACCGTCCTGGGGTTCCTCAGCGTCTTCGCCGTCTTCGCGTCCGTCACCATCGTGTCGTACGGCATCATGCCGATGGCCGACATCGCCGAGCTCCGCCAGCCGTCCATGGCGGCGGTCCTGGAGGAGGCGGTCGGGACCTGGGGGCAGGTCTTCGTGAGCGTGGGTCTGATCGTGTCCGTGCTGGGCGCCTATCTCGCCTGGACCCTGATGGCCGCCGAAGTCCTCTTCGTCGCCGCCAAGGACGACGACATGCCGCGCTTCCTGCGCCGCTCCAACTCCGCCGACGTGCCGGTGCCCGCGCTGCTGATGACGACCCTGCTGTCCCAGGTCGTCCTGATCATCACCCTCTTCTCGGACGACGCGTTCAACTTCGCCCTCGATCTGACCAGCGCCCTCTCCCTGATCCCGTTCCTCCTCGCCGCGGCGTTCGCCGTCAAGATCATGGTGCGCCCGGACGACCTGACCAGGGGCCGGAGCCAGAGCCGCTACCTGGTCGTGAGCATCGTGGCGACGGTCTACACCGCCTTCCTCCTGTTCGCGGCCGGGCTGAAATTCGTCCTGGTCTCCTTCATCGTCTACGCCCCCGCCACGATCCTGTTCGCGATGGCCCGCAGGGAACAGGGCCGCCGGGTCTTCTCCCCCGCCGAGCTCGTCATCTGCGCGGTGTCGGTCGCCGGAGCCGTGGTCGGCGTGGCCGCACTGGCCTCCGGCTGGATCAGCCTCTGA
- a CDS encoding L-threonylcarbamoyladenylate synthase, which produces MAKYFDVHPQNPQRRTITNVAESIRSGALVAYPTDSCYALGCQLGSRDGIDRIRSIRNLDDRHHFTLVCQNFAQLGQFVQVDNDVFRAIKAATPGSYTFILPATKEVPRQLLHPKKKTVGVRIPDHTVTQALLAELGEPLLSSTLLLPEEEEPLTQGWEIKERLDHVVDIVLDSGDCGTEPTTVIDFSGGELEVVRRGAGDVSRFE; this is translated from the coding sequence ATGGCCAAGTACTTCGACGTGCACCCCCAGAATCCCCAGCGCCGCACCATCACCAACGTGGCCGAGAGCATCCGGTCCGGCGCCCTCGTCGCGTATCCGACCGATTCCTGTTACGCCCTGGGCTGCCAGTTGGGCAGCCGCGACGGGATCGACCGCATCCGCTCCATCCGGAACCTCGACGACCGCCATCACTTCACCCTGGTGTGCCAGAACTTCGCGCAGCTCGGCCAGTTCGTCCAGGTCGACAACGACGTGTTCCGTGCGATCAAGGCGGCGACGCCCGGGAGTTACACCTTCATCCTTCCCGCCACCAAAGAGGTGCCGCGGCAGCTGCTCCACCCGAAGAAGAAGACCGTCGGCGTCCGGATCCCGGATCACACCGTCACGCAGGCACTTCTGGCCGAGCTCGGCGAACCGCTGCTCTCCAGCACGCTGCTCCTGCCTGAGGAGGAGGAGCCGCTGACGCAGGGCTGGGAGATCAAGGAGCGCCTCGACCACGTCGTGGACATCGTGCTCGACTCCGGCGACTGCGGCACCGAGCCGACCACCGTCATCGACTTCTCCGGTGGCGAGCTGGAGGTCGTACGCCGGGGGGCCGGGGACGTCTCCCGGTTCGAGTAG
- a CDS encoding FAD-dependent oxidoreductase, with protein MTRPVRVAIVGAGPAGIYAADALLKSEAAQEPGVSIDLFERMPAPFGLIRYGVAPDHPRIKGIVKALHQVLDKPQLRLFGNVDYPNDIGLDDLRSFYDAVIFSTGADADRALDIPGIELEGSYGAADFVAWYDGHPEVPRTWPLEAEKVAVLGVGNVALDVARILAKTADELLPTEIPANVYDGLKANKALEVHVFGRRGPAQAKFSPMELRELDHSPNIEVIVNPEDIDYDEGSIATRRENKQANMVASTLENWAIRDVGDRPHKLFLHFFESPVEVVGEDGRVVALRTERTELDGTGNVKGTGRHTDWDVQSVYRAVGYYSEELAKLPFDVVSGTVPHAAGRVLAGDEPMPSVYVTGWIKRGPIGLIGHTKGDANETVACLLEDHAAGRLPVPTQPGADAIVDFLEQRGVRYTTKEGWHRLDAHEQALGAEQGRERIKVVERAAMLDASGA; from the coding sequence ATGACACGCCCCGTCCGCGTCGCCATCGTCGGAGCCGGTCCTGCCGGAATCTACGCAGCGGACGCGCTTCTCAAATCCGAGGCCGCCCAGGAGCCGGGCGTATCGATCGACCTGTTCGAGCGCATGCCCGCGCCCTTCGGCCTGATCCGGTACGGAGTGGCTCCGGACCACCCGCGGATCAAGGGCATCGTCAAGGCGCTGCACCAGGTCCTGGACAAGCCTCAGCTGCGGCTGTTCGGCAACGTCGACTACCCGAACGACATCGGCCTGGACGATCTGCGCTCCTTCTACGACGCCGTGATCTTCTCCACCGGCGCCGACGCCGACCGCGCCCTGGACATACCCGGGATCGAGCTCGAGGGTTCCTACGGTGCCGCCGACTTCGTCGCCTGGTACGACGGGCACCCCGAGGTCCCGCGCACCTGGCCGCTGGAGGCCGAGAAGGTCGCCGTGCTCGGTGTCGGCAACGTCGCCCTGGACGTCGCGCGCATCCTCGCGAAGACGGCGGACGAGCTGCTCCCGACCGAGATCCCCGCGAACGTCTACGACGGACTCAAGGCGAACAAGGCGCTCGAGGTGCACGTCTTCGGCCGGCGTGGGCCCGCCCAGGCGAAGTTCAGCCCGATGGAGCTGCGCGAGCTGGACCACTCGCCGAACATCGAGGTCATCGTCAACCCCGAGGACATCGACTACGACGAGGGCTCGATCGCCACCCGGCGGGAGAACAAGCAGGCCAACATGGTCGCCTCCACGCTGGAGAACTGGGCGATCCGGGACGTGGGCGACCGCCCCCACAAGCTGTTCCTGCACTTCTTCGAGTCCCCGGTGGAGGTCGTCGGCGAGGACGGCCGCGTCGTCGCCCTGCGCACCGAGCGCACGGAGCTGGACGGCACGGGCAACGTGAAGGGCACGGGCCGTCACACGGACTGGGACGTGCAGAGCGTCTACCGCGCGGTCGGCTACTACTCGGAGGAGCTCGCGAAGCTGCCCTTCGACGTGGTCTCCGGCACCGTCCCGCACGCGGCCGGACGCGTACTGGCAGGCGACGAACCGATGCCCTCGGTGTACGTCACCGGGTGGATCAAGCGCGGTCCGATCGGCCTGATCGGGCACACCAAGGGTGACGCCAACGAGACCGTGGCCTGCCTGCTGGAGGACCACGCCGCCGGGCGGCTGCCCGTCCCCACACAGCCCGGGGCCGACGCGATCGTCGACTTCCTGGAGCAGCGCGGTGTCCGGTACACCACCAAGGAAGGCTGGCACCGCCTGGACGCCCACGAGCAGGCGCTCGGCGCCGAACAGGGCCGTGAGCGCATCAAGGTCGTCGAGCGTGCGGCCATGCTGGACGCCTCCGGAGCCTGA
- a CDS encoding acetylxylan esterase, with protein sequence MALFDLPLDELHAYRSRSVEPEDFDAFWSATLDEARTHDLDARFELRSDLGLVTVDVYDVTFAGFGGHPVKGWFVIPAGTTEPLPVVVEFIGYGGGRSLPHTHLLWASAGMAHFVMDTRGQGSGWAPGDTADPVGSGPSLPGFMTQGIEDPATYYYRRVITDAVRAVEAARSHPLTDASRTAAIGASQGGGLALAVGGLVPDLAAVAPDVPFLCDFPRATRMTDRKPYREIGDYLKTHRGRAEQTARTLAYFDGVHFAARGRAPALFSVAMEDMTCPPSTVFAAFNAYAHATKEIEVYDFNDHEGGGPFQHAVQLTRLPRLLKA encoded by the coding sequence ACTGCACGCCTACCGCAGCCGGTCGGTGGAGCCCGAGGACTTCGACGCGTTCTGGTCGGCCACGCTCGACGAGGCGAGAACCCACGATCTGGACGCCCGCTTCGAGCTGCGTTCCGACCTCGGCCTCGTCACGGTCGACGTGTACGACGTCACGTTCGCCGGCTTCGGTGGCCACCCCGTCAAGGGATGGTTCGTCATACCGGCCGGGACCACCGAACCCCTGCCCGTGGTCGTGGAGTTCATCGGGTACGGCGGGGGCCGGAGCCTCCCCCACACCCACCTGCTGTGGGCCTCGGCAGGCATGGCCCACTTCGTGATGGACACCCGGGGCCAGGGCAGCGGCTGGGCTCCGGGTGACACCGCCGACCCGGTGGGCTCCGGCCCGTCCCTGCCCGGGTTCATGACCCAGGGCATCGAGGACCCGGCCACGTACTACTACCGCAGAGTGATCACGGACGCCGTACGCGCGGTGGAGGCGGCCCGCTCGCATCCGCTGACCGACGCGTCCCGCACCGCGGCGATCGGCGCGAGCCAGGGAGGCGGCCTCGCCCTCGCCGTCGGCGGACTGGTGCCGGATCTGGCAGCCGTCGCGCCGGACGTGCCGTTCCTCTGCGACTTCCCCCGGGCGACCCGGATGACCGACCGCAAGCCCTACCGCGAGATCGGCGACTACCTCAAGACACACCGGGGCCGGGCCGAGCAGACCGCCAGGACCCTCGCCTACTTCGACGGGGTCCACTTCGCCGCACGTGGACGTGCACCCGCCCTGTTCTCCGTGGCCATGGAGGACATGACCTGCCCGCCGTCCACGGTGTTCGCCGCGTTCAACGCATACGCCCACGCGACGAAGGAGATCGAGGTGTACGACTTCAACGACCACGAGGGCGGCGGCCCGTTCCAGCACGCCGTGCAGCTCACGCGGCTGCCGCGGCTGCTGAAGGCCTGA
- a CDS encoding DUF2267 domain-containing protein — protein MRWQPFLEAVRERGDYPSGLEAERASRVVLALLGAHLVGEERNELAARLPETFALILLNPLQAAEPLSSERFVRAVSAWIEGANEQTAAWDTSAVLSVVADAAGEELLQRVLLQLPPGYDLLFGHPAGG, from the coding sequence ATGAGATGGCAGCCATTCCTGGAAGCCGTCCGGGAACGCGGCGATTATCCATCGGGCCTGGAGGCGGAGCGGGCGTCCCGAGTCGTGCTGGCCCTGCTGGGAGCTCATCTGGTCGGCGAGGAGCGGAACGAGCTGGCCGCCCGGCTGCCGGAGACGTTCGCGCTCATTCTCCTGAACCCGCTGCAGGCCGCCGAACCGCTCAGCTCCGAGCGGTTCGTACGCGCGGTCTCCGCCTGGATCGAGGGCGCCAACGAGCAGACGGCCGCCTGGGACACGAGTGCCGTGCTGAGTGTGGTGGCCGATGCCGCGGGCGAGGAACTGCTCCAGCGCGTGCTGCTGCAACTGCCCCCTGGGTACGACCTGTTGTTCGGCCACCCCGCCGGGGGATGA
- a CDS encoding nitroreductase family deazaflavin-dependent oxidoreductase → MPIEGEYEPSPTTWVREQVELIESSGGTQGTTLRGRPVILLTTLGAKSGKLRKTPLMRVEHDGEYAVVASLGGAPKHPVWYYNVQAHPEVELRDGTVKQDMVAREITGEEKALWWDRAVEAFPDYADYQTKTDREIPVFVLSPADKS, encoded by the coding sequence ATGCCGATCGAGGGCGAGTACGAGCCGAGCCCGACGACGTGGGTCCGTGAGCAGGTCGAGCTCATCGAGAGCTCCGGCGGAACGCAGGGGACCACCTTGCGCGGCAGGCCCGTTATCCTCCTGACGACACTCGGCGCCAAGAGCGGCAAACTGCGCAAGACCCCGCTCATGCGGGTCGAGCACGACGGGGAGTACGCCGTCGTCGCCTCTCTGGGCGGCGCCCCCAAGCACCCCGTCTGGTACTACAACGTGCAGGCGCACCCCGAGGTGGAGCTGCGGGACGGGACCGTGAAGCAGGACATGGTCGCCCGCGAAATCACGGGCGAGGAGAAGGCCCTGTGGTGGGACCGCGCCGTCGAGGCGTTCCCCGACTACGCCGACTACCAGACCAAGACCGACCGGGAGATCCCGGTGTTCGTCCTCTCCCCGGCGGACAAGAGCTGA
- a CDS encoding metalloregulator ArsR/SmtB family transcription factor: MGHGRDEQTTATTRERLDAVGAAGVAATLQALATPSRLRILARLQEGPCAVGDLAEAVEMEPSACSHQLRLLRNLGLVAGERQGRSIVYALYDHHVAELLDQALYHVEHLRLGLRDTPAEITAAASRR; encoded by the coding sequence ATGGGTCACGGACGCGACGAGCAGACCACCGCCACCACCCGCGAGCGCCTGGACGCCGTGGGGGCGGCCGGTGTCGCCGCGACCCTCCAGGCACTGGCCACTCCCTCCCGGCTGCGCATCCTCGCGCGCCTCCAGGAAGGCCCCTGCGCCGTCGGCGATCTCGCCGAAGCCGTGGAGATGGAGCCTTCCGCCTGCTCCCACCAGCTCCGTCTCCTGCGGAACCTCGGACTCGTCGCGGGGGAGCGCCAGGGGCGCTCCATCGTCTACGCCCTGTACGACCATCACGTCGCCGAACTCCTCGACCAGGCCCTCTACCACGTGGAGCACCTGCGCCTCGGGCTCCGTGACACGCCCGCCGAGATCACCGCCGCGGCGTCGCGCCGCTGA
- a CDS encoding glyoxalase has product MAEQNTEYTFDGLHHVQLAIPPGAEELCRAFWGDVLGMTELEKPPALAARGGCWFRGGGLEVHLGVQDDFRPSGKAHPGILVSSLDTLAERLRDHGVDVTWDDDFPGYNRFYALDKLGNRLEFLERAPGPAGAHVRGTGGPREA; this is encoded by the coding sequence GTGGCTGAGCAGAACACCGAATACACCTTCGACGGCCTGCACCACGTGCAACTCGCGATCCCCCCGGGGGCCGAAGAGCTGTGCCGTGCGTTCTGGGGGGACGTCCTCGGCATGACCGAGCTGGAGAAGCCGCCGGCGCTGGCGGCGCGCGGCGGCTGCTGGTTCCGCGGGGGCGGTCTCGAAGTCCATCTGGGCGTCCAGGACGACTTCCGTCCGAGCGGGAAGGCGCATCCGGGCATCCTCGTGAGCTCGTTGGACACGCTGGCCGAGCGCTTGCGCGACCACGGTGTGGACGTCACCTGGGACGACGACTTCCCGGGGTACAACCGCTTCTACGCGCTAGACAAGCTGGGCAACCGCCTAGAGTTCCTGGAGCGTGCCCCCGGCCCGGCCGGTGCCCACGTACGAGGAACCGGGGGTCCGAGGGAGGCCTGA
- a CDS encoding MsnO8 family LLM class oxidoreductase, giving the protein MSSSIASTRFSFLDRSRTRVGHDAAQALRDTVALAGTAEALGYHRFWVSEHHSVPGVAGSAPTVLAAAVAAATSAIRVGTGGVMLPNHQPLVVAEQFGVLASLFPGRIDMGLGRSVGFTDGIRRALGRDKEDADAFAAQLDELLGWLDGTQRAHPQVHARPAEGLRIPPYVLATGEGAAIAAAAGLPLVVGDLRGREKLVRAVEEYRGGFRPSSWSREPYVIVAGTVAVAGTEEEARRLLVPEAWAMAYARTHGSFPPLASAERIEALAMTEKERGLYEDGLRGHLAGTEETVAAGLELMLKETGADEVLVTTSTYDREALVDSMGRLARIAGLG; this is encoded by the coding sequence GTGAGCTCTTCCATCGCATCGACCCGGTTCTCCTTCCTCGACCGCTCCCGCACCCGAGTGGGGCACGACGCCGCGCAGGCGCTGCGGGACACCGTCGCGCTGGCGGGCACCGCGGAGGCCCTCGGCTACCACCGCTTCTGGGTGTCCGAGCACCACAGCGTGCCCGGCGTGGCCGGTTCGGCGCCGACGGTGCTGGCCGCAGCCGTCGCCGCCGCGACGTCGGCCATCAGGGTCGGAACCGGTGGCGTGATGCTCCCGAACCATCAGCCCCTCGTCGTGGCCGAGCAGTTCGGGGTGCTCGCCTCGCTCTTCCCCGGCCGCATCGACATGGGGCTCGGGCGCTCGGTCGGCTTCACCGACGGGATCCGCAGAGCCCTCGGCCGGGACAAGGAGGACGCCGACGCCTTCGCCGCGCAGCTGGACGAGCTCCTCGGATGGCTGGACGGCACGCAGCGGGCCCACCCCCAGGTCCACGCCCGTCCCGCCGAGGGGCTGCGCATCCCTCCGTACGTCCTGGCCACCGGCGAAGGCGCCGCCATTGCCGCGGCCGCCGGTCTGCCCCTCGTCGTCGGCGACCTCCGCGGCCGGGAGAAGCTGGTGAGAGCGGTCGAGGAGTACCGCGGCGGCTTCCGCCCATCCTCGTGGAGCCGTGAGCCCTATGTGATCGTGGCGGGCACCGTCGCGGTCGCCGGCACCGAGGAGGAGGCGCGGCGGCTGCTGGTCCCCGAGGCCTGGGCCATGGCGTACGCCCGTACCCACGGCTCCTTCCCGCCGCTGGCCTCGGCCGAGCGGATCGAGGCGCTGGCGATGACGGAGAAGGAGCGGGGTCTGTACGAGGACGGGCTGCGCGGCCACCTGGCGGGCACCGAGGAGACCGTGGCGGCCGGGCTGGAGCTGATGCTCAAGGAGACGGGTGCGGACGAGGTGCTGGTCACCACGAGCACGTACGACCGTGAGGCGCTGGTGGACTCGATGGGCCGGCTCGCACGGATCGCGGGCCTGGGCTGA
- a CDS encoding Gfo/Idh/MocA family oxidoreductase — protein sequence MFVTTSNPSHRKPVRVAIVGTGAIARGSHLPALTALAAEQPLEIVAAVDVDPASVEAFCGEAGTAHPYTDLDRMLAEQRPDLVTLATPPRFHRDQTVAALRAGAWVWCEKPPCPSLEDFDAIEAAEGSGGDGPYAAIVFQHRFGSGARHVRELLAGQAMGRPLVAHCQTTWYRDEAYYAVPWRGSWSSEGGGPTMGHGIHQMDLLLDLLGPWTEIRAMAGRLVHDVETEDVSTALVRFENGAMATVVNSVLSPDEVSRIRIDCERATVELTHLYGHRNADWRITPAPRVTSEEADAWRDFGPDVPSSHEAQLKGLLEDLRAGRRPRSSGTDGRKSLELVAALYKAAFTGDTVRAGEIGPGDPYYGALHGNAPGWAPEPPGRPAEVPA from the coding sequence GTGTTTGTCACGACCAGCAATCCTTCGCATCGGAAGCCGGTGCGGGTCGCCATCGTCGGCACGGGCGCGATCGCGCGGGGCAGCCATCTGCCAGCTCTGACCGCGCTCGCCGCCGAGCAACCGTTGGAGATCGTCGCCGCGGTCGATGTCGACCCGGCCTCGGTCGAGGCGTTCTGCGGCGAGGCGGGGACGGCTCACCCGTACACCGACCTCGACCGGATGCTGGCCGAGCAGCGCCCGGACCTGGTCACGCTCGCCACCCCGCCCCGCTTCCACCGTGACCAGACAGTGGCGGCGCTGCGCGCAGGGGCGTGGGTGTGGTGCGAGAAACCGCCGTGCCCGTCGCTGGAGGACTTCGACGCGATAGAGGCGGCGGAGGGCTCCGGAGGCGACGGTCCGTATGCGGCGATCGTGTTCCAGCACCGCTTCGGCTCGGGCGCCCGGCACGTCCGGGAGCTGCTCGCCGGCCAGGCCATGGGGCGGCCGCTGGTGGCTCACTGCCAGACGACCTGGTACCGGGACGAGGCGTACTACGCCGTTCCCTGGCGGGGCAGTTGGAGCAGCGAGGGCGGCGGGCCCACGATGGGGCACGGCATCCACCAGATGGATCTGCTGCTCGATCTGCTGGGCCCGTGGACGGAGATCCGCGCGATGGCGGGGCGGCTCGTGCACGACGTGGAGACGGAGGACGTCTCCACCGCGCTCGTCCGCTTCGAGAACGGCGCGATGGCCACCGTGGTGAACAGCGTGCTCAGCCCGGACGAGGTCAGCAGGATCCGGATCGACTGCGAACGCGCGACGGTCGAACTCACCCATCTGTACGGACACCGCAACGCGGACTGGCGGATCACGCCCGCCCCTCGAGTCACCTCCGAAGAGGCGGACGCCTGGCGGGACTTCGGGCCCGATGTGCCCAGCTCGCACGAGGCGCAGCTCAAGGGTCTTCTGGAGGACCTGCGAGCCGGGCGCAGGCCGCGGAGCAGCGGCACGGACGGCCGGAAGAGCCTGGAACTGGTCGCCGCGCTCTACAAGGCGGCCTTCACCGGCGACACCGTACGGGCGGGTGAGATCGGGCCCGGCGATCCGTACTACGGCGCGCTGCACGGCAACGCCCCCGGCTGGGCGCCGGAGCCCCCGGGACGGCCCGCGGAGGTGCCGGCCTGA
- a CDS encoding heavy metal translocating P-type ATPase produces the protein MPADVLPHPSRADAARAGSVPRRRTRVLALSEARWAGAALVLFLLALPLELTGAPGWTWGPLYALVYAAGGWEPALSGLRELREKVLDVDLLMIVAALGAASIGQLMDGALLIVIFATSGALEALATARTRDAVRGLLDLAPATASRITAGGGEESVATGELVVGDVIRIRPGERVGADGRVVDGASEVDQATITGEPLPTVKEPGDEVFAGTLNGTGTLKVAVGRDASESVIARIVAMTEEASRTKAPTQLFIEKVEQRYSLGMVAATLAVFVVPLAFGDDVTGSLLRAMTFMIVASPCAVVLATMPPLLSAMANAGRHGVLVKSAVVMERLGQADAVALDKTGTLTEGTPRVTGVHPLPAAGLTADALLTLAAAAEHPSEHPLARAVVNAAQERRLPLPAASDFTSAPGTGVAAGVGGHRISVGSPARLLRGCPAPEAAGAAASAAGLEATGCTAVLVLRDGVPVGVLGIADRIRSDASATVAALALLTDGSPVLLTGDHPRSAARLAAEAGITDVRAGLLPQDKAAAVRELERAGRKVLVVGDGVNDAPALAAAHIGIAMGRAGSDLALETADAVVIRDELATVPTVVALSRATRRLVVQNLVVAGVFISGLVVWDLVGHLPLPLGVLGHEGSTVIVGLNGLRLLRESAWRRAAVQGGTASPSKIRSAAEFD, from the coding sequence ATGCCCGCCGATGTCCTCCCGCACCCCTCACGGGCCGACGCCGCCCGTGCCGGCTCGGTCCCCCGGCGCCGCACGCGCGTCCTCGCGCTGAGCGAGGCCCGCTGGGCGGGAGCCGCTCTGGTGCTCTTCCTGCTCGCACTCCCCCTGGAGCTCACCGGCGCGCCGGGCTGGACATGGGGCCCGCTGTACGCCCTGGTGTACGCCGCAGGCGGGTGGGAGCCCGCGCTGTCGGGACTGCGGGAGCTCCGCGAGAAGGTCCTGGACGTGGACCTGCTGATGATCGTGGCCGCGCTCGGAGCCGCATCGATCGGACAGCTGATGGACGGGGCACTGCTGATCGTCATCTTCGCCACCTCCGGCGCGCTGGAGGCACTGGCCACCGCGCGCACGCGGGACGCGGTCCGCGGGCTCCTGGATCTGGCTCCGGCGACGGCCTCCCGCATCACCGCCGGTGGTGGCGAGGAGAGCGTCGCCACGGGGGAGCTGGTGGTCGGCGACGTCATCCGGATCCGGCCCGGGGAGCGCGTGGGCGCCGACGGCCGGGTCGTCGACGGGGCGAGCGAGGTCGACCAGGCCACCATCACCGGCGAGCCACTGCCCACGGTGAAGGAGCCCGGGGACGAGGTGTTCGCCGGAACGCTGAACGGCACGGGCACGCTGAAGGTCGCCGTCGGACGGGACGCCTCCGAATCGGTGATCGCCCGGATCGTGGCGATGACCGAGGAGGCGTCCCGGACGAAGGCCCCCACCCAGCTGTTCATCGAGAAGGTCGAGCAGCGCTACTCACTCGGCATGGTGGCCGCCACCCTGGCCGTCTTCGTCGTACCCCTCGCCTTCGGTGACGATGTGACGGGCAGCCTGCTGCGCGCCATGACGTTCATGATCGTGGCCTCTCCCTGCGCCGTGGTCCTGGCGACCATGCCGCCCCTTCTCTCCGCGATGGCCAACGCGGGGCGCCACGGCGTCCTGGTCAAGTCCGCCGTCGTCATGGAGCGTCTCGGGCAGGCCGACGCGGTGGCCCTGGACAAGACCGGCACACTCACGGAGGGCACCCCGCGTGTCACCGGCGTCCATCCACTGCCCGCGGCCGGGCTGACCGCGGACGCTCTGCTGACCCTGGCCGCCGCCGCCGAGCACCCCAGCGAGCACCCGCTGGCCCGGGCGGTCGTGAACGCAGCCCAGGAGCGCCGGCTGCCCCTGCCCGCCGCCTCGGACTTCACCTCGGCACCGGGAACCGGAGTCGCGGCCGGCGTCGGCGGCCACCGGATCTCGGTCGGCTCCCCGGCCCGTCTCCTGCGCGGGTGCCCCGCGCCCGAGGCGGCCGGGGCCGCCGCGTCGGCCGCCGGACTGGAGGCGACGGGATGCACCGCGGTGCTCGTCCTGCGTGACGGTGTGCCGGTCGGGGTGCTCGGGATCGCCGACCGCATCCGGAGCGACGCCTCAGCGACGGTCGCCGCCCTGGCCCTGCTGACCGACGGCTCCCCGGTGCTGCTGACCGGCGACCATCCGCGCTCCGCCGCACGACTGGCCGCCGAGGCCGGCATCACCGACGTCCGGGCGGGGCTCCTGCCCCAGGACAAGGCGGCGGCCGTCCGCGAGCTGGAACGGGCCGGGCGCAAGGTCCTGGTCGTGGGTGACGGCGTCAACGACGCACCCGCGCTGGCCGCCGCGCACATCGGGATCGCGATGGGGCGCGCGGGCTCCGACCTCGCTCTGGAGACCGCGGACGCCGTCGTCATTCGTGACGAACTGGCGACCGTGCCCACGGTGGTGGCCCTGTCCCGGGCGACGCGCCGACTGGTCGTGCAGAATCTGGTCGTCGCCGGTGTCTTCATCTCCGGCCTGGTCGTCTGGGATCTCGTCGGCCATCTGCCCCTCCCGCTGGGCGTCCTGGGGCACGAGGGCTCCACCGTCATCGTGGGCCTGAACGGTCTTCGGCTGCTGCGTGAATCGGCCTGGCGCCGCGCGGCCGTGCAGGGCGGCACCGCTTCACCGTCGAAGATCCGGTCCGCCGCAGAATTCGACTGA